From the Tachysurus fulvidraco isolate hzauxx_2018 chromosome 21, HZAU_PFXX_2.0, whole genome shotgun sequence genome, the window TATGAAGTTCTTTTTCTGTTAGATGATAAATTGTACAATGTGCATAATGACATGCGTTCATTGTGTATTTATAGTAATTGTGCAACAAATGCAGACTAATATGTTGCATTTTGTGCAAATTCAGGAGTTGTTCTGAAATATTTTGGAGCATCTTCTGGTACCAGTCAGGATGAAGAGACATACACATCTACATCAGCCACTCACTGTCTGAAACTGAGGAAGAGGATCAGCATTCCACTTCTCCCAAGCagcattcctgtgtgtgtgtgtgtgtgtgtgtgtgtgtgtgtgtgtgtgtgtgtgtgtgtgtgtgtgtgtgtgtgtgtgtgtgtgtgtgtgtgtgtgtgtgtgtgtgtgattgtgtgattgtgtgtgattttattttgcagattttaATTTAACTAATTCATGGCATGTTTAAATGTATGCccttatgctttttatttagaTACTTATGCCAATTATTTGCTAAATTACTTGTTATTGAAGTATTTATTATGTTATGATTTTCTATTATGCtattgtattgttatttattttataatatttatatgtattgttTCAATTTCAAatcgtgttaaaaaaaaaaaaaggttaaagcgTATAcatcgtatatatatatattgtgtatggATATATATACGatgtggacacttgaccatcacGCACATGTGGGCCAACTTCACCATAGTTAATGTTTGTTATCCAAACCTGTTTAAGCCTGGCAATGTCTTTATTAATGTAGAAAGTTCCATGAAGGGGTGTTTTGTTGAAATTTGTGTTGAAGAAATCTAGTGGCCTTCACAGAACCCTGAGCTGAACTCACCAGATGAATTAGAAAGCTCTTTGCATAAAAGACCTATTTTCCAATAATCACTGCCTGATCACACTCATGTTCTTGTGCCTGAATGGGTTCAAATCCCCATAGCCATGTTCCAAAGTTTAGTATTCGCTTTAAAATTTAGACTGCTATAGCAGGAAATGGGCGTCAACTCTATGTTCATGATGGTAGTTTTAAATTGAGCTCATTAGTAAGGACACATTGGTGTGATGGCCAGCATATACTTTTATTGtggaaaaataatatttaaaggtttaatttcatttaatagtTTAGTTCCACCCCTAGTCAAAAATCCAAATCTATGTGTGACCTCTTAGCCATATTCAGTTGTGCATCTGTGTGGACATCATAGGATTTTCATGAAAAACATACTTACCgcattcatataaatatttcatatttttgtcaGCTTCAGCAAGAACTGAGCGGACTGGGACTTTCAAGCAACTACACTGTGATCCTGAGAAACATTTGTAAGCTCGATctataaaggaaataaatacacatctAAATCAtgaatcataaataaatatctaagaTATTTTCTAGATTTTGTGGATGATTTCTTTGgtgaaatttttttatttagtttattacatttttaatgcttatgattggtatttttttaaatgacaaaagaaacactgtacatgtttgtgcAAAATAATGCTATAGTGTTAAGAGACAATGTGTggttttcattttataattgtttttattatggtGATTTTGGGAATATTGTAAGTTTCTGctgtcttaatttttttaaaatatattttattgaaaattCCAGTGCAGCACTAAGATGTAGGGAAACCAAGGTGCAATCATGGCGTCCAGCTCCTTATTGGTGTGGATGTGATGAGACATTGTTTTGCCCAAACATCCTGTCAAGTCGTGTTGGGTGAACTGTCGGTTGCCCGCCACTAGATGGCAGGCTGGTCGCTTTAGATGTTGTCTGAGGTCTTCCAGGGCTTTTGGTGTTGCTGGGCTCACCAGTGAAAAGTCTAATGATGGCATGCTTCACTTGCTTCGAGAATCCAAATGCAGGTAGAAGATTCGAatgaaacaaaagcacaaagtAATCCAGGAAAGGGCAATAGCAAAACAGGATCATGAGCACACGAAGCAGACAGCAACTGACAAACAACAtggcaaacaaataaaatatagattatTCAGGTGTCCCAAAAGTCTCCATACATAGGAGAAATACACATTTGCTAGTGTAACTGAACATTCTCTACATGAttgatatttttacatttaaacaccCACATCTCTCCCAGAGTTATCTTTCACCACTTGCATCACCTTTTACAGTATAACTTCTTCCTTTGACAAaggctatataatatatattaagatttagatttttctataTGGTGCTTTTTTCCAGACTTTTGTTTCCTTGCAGAAGTCCTAACCATATCGTTATACTGATATATTTTTCTTGATTAAtaataacactttattttttcatctcagCAGATACGGCTCAAGTCAGAGCATTAGTGTAAATGGTGAGCTCAATAAATCAAtgtagaatgaataaataagcagAACAACATCATGACTAACGATGGGGCAACAAAATCCACTGACATTTACTACAACAGCtcacaatgaaaaaaatatattaaatttttttatatagaaatgcatttaattaattcaatttaatttaattttattttatttatttatttatttatttatttatttatttatttatttgtttgtttgtttgtttgtttatttatttatttatttatttattttattttatttgaaaaagtcAATCATCTGGTTCAACACACTAACAGTGATGCAGGGTCAATTCAACCCAGTTCAGATGTCCATAAATCACCAAAGTATGGTTCAATTGTCCTAAAAGGCACAAACTTTATCCACAGTCTTAactaacattttaattatttaattaaagtatTTGGAAGCATTTATGTAACTtctcacagacagagacaggtgCCAATCcaattcttattttttaatcagttgttcttgtctTTTattagactctggtgtggcttctgcttttttggaatgaaaacctgcacccacactggccATTTCTgcataagattggacaccgctgctctAGAGAATGCTCCTCACACTAAAATCTGTTAATATCAAACCAAGATGAAGTTAACAGTGTTGTGAGTAATTTTAAATCAGACTGCCGGCGatcaaataaatagaaaaggGTGAATGACAGCTAATGTACATAGCAACTAAATATAATTCTCAATGTGATCAgaagaaatcaaaacaaataataacCAGTCTTTCTACATATTCAAATGCCCTTCCTATGTTCTTTTATTCATAACCATTACTTAGCTATGTTGACATAAATTCAAGTGGCAGATAGGAGCAAACAGCAGACAGAATGAATCCATgagttaaaatatttatatttaaatacacaacTTTACTAATGTGTCATCATATGATGGACCATTTTGACTACAGAaacataatttaattttataattgaTATAAATATGTTAATCAGATTATCTTTCCATGTATTCTCTCAGAGTCATGTTTCAACTTCTGCTCCTTTTGGATGAGTTGtatgtgttatctgtgtgttataaatgtatataagaaAGTTTTCATTAAATGATGGAGTGCACATTGTACCTTTACAGAAGattatttcaatttcatttaGTACAATGGATGATCTGGAATGACTACACGTGTTAACCATAGTTGACCAATCCTTATCCTTCAGTTATAGTTTGCCTAGGTCAGATACAAACCCAAGAAAATATATAGTTTCCATTTTTTAACTGAGAAACCAAAATATTTCCTGGTTCTATTTGGTGGTCTTAAATTAAACAAGAGAAGAGATTTAATTGACCTACAGCaagaaaaatagtaataatttcaaaataaacttttttactGTCAGCTCGTGTCAGAGATTATTATCTGCTTGAACATTTCCGCCAAACAACATGCTGCCAGTGATTACACTGGTTTGGGTTGTTTTTGAGGTGAAGCATGGAGAAAGTGTTGACTGACTGACTACATTCTTTGACAGGGATAGGCTGCTAACCTTCTAGATAGCATTCTTTTGTCTCAACCTAAAATCCTATGCCTGCAGAATGCTTTCAATCAAACTACAATATGAACACAGTGCTCAGTTAGTCTTAAACAAATGACAAGTTCACTGTCAAGATTTATATCTTAAAGAGCACTCATGCACCTGAGCCCTGACAGCTGATGTTGATAGATAGTTATGTAGTTGtaggaaataagaaaataaaaaatctaaaaatgcaACACAtagcataaaatatataaaaagtacaTAGGGCCCTATATAtatggatcagcaatttcactttgatctatcaaataagtgaaggacacagtaatatttcagtagtgaaatttggtttattggattaacagaaaatgcacaatatgcatcaaaaactgaaattagacaggtgcataaatttgggcaaaCTTGCCATATTGTtcatttgaatacctgtaacttcTTAGCACTGATGAATTGGAAAACACAACTGGTTTGGTGACAGACTTCAcagacaggtgcatccaatcatgagaaaaggtatttaaggtggccacttgcaagttgttgttctctttgactctcctctgaataATGGCAaaatggaggcctcaaaacaactctcaaatgacctgcaaacaaagattgttcaacattatggtttagggaaGAGGTCGGCGACCCGCAAGTGTCTCTTTCagccctctgctgcggctccctgtagatttggaaaataaatatttaatttcaatttattttttttagttagttagttttattttttaatgaaactatACGATTATaatcttgtaacattaaaataaactgtgtttaattTTGTGTCTCAAACAGGATGGCCCCATCAACCTGATAACTATTTTGGAaatgagctgtgtgtttatattacatttgaTGGAACCTGGTCTGATGGAAACTCTAGAGgatatttaacttttatttgttaTGGTGGTGAGAATGTTTAATCCTTTTATACGAATAAACTGTGTAAGTTTTGAGAATAGATTGTACGGTCTTTGGTTTATGTGTTACTGAGCACATTTATTGGCTTTTCTTATCAGGAAACAATGGAACAGAAAATTACACATGGATAAACCAGCCAATGCCTTGGACAAAAGCTCAGCATTACTGCAGAGAGCATTATACTGATTTGGCCAGTGTGACAAATCCAACAGATAATCAAAGAATCTCAAACCTTACAGTTGGCACTGTGGCTTGGATTGGTTTATACAGGACCAGACTCTGGTCAGACAAACAGGAATACACATATGAAAATTGGAGACCAGCCACCTATCAACAGCCAGACAATGGTATTAATAATTTCTGGGAATACGGAAATCAGCACTGCACTGCTGTCTCATTCAGAGACTCGGGTCATTGGACAGATGAGGACTGCTTATCCACCTTCCCTTTTATCTGCTATAACAGTGAGTTCATCTAATcagactttattttttcattattgaaCAATATGAATCTTTATCCTCTTGAACtatataaatggttaaaaaaaatatttaatcattttctcTTATAATTCATATGCTATAAGTCCAAAGTATGGGGATACTTGACtatcacacccacatgtgggCCTTCTCTAAACTGTTGCACAAAACGTGCAGAGATTTCCCTTCACCATAGCTAAGGGTTATTGTCCAAACCTGTTTCAGCCTGGCAATGTCTTTATTAATGTAGAATGGTCCATGAAGGGATGTTTTGCCAAAGTTTGTGTGAAAGAAATCTAGTGGCCTTCACAGAACCATGAGCTCAACTCACCAGATGAATTAGAAAGCTCTTTTCATATTTTCCGATCATCACTGCCTGGTCTCAGTCATGTTCTTGTGCCTGAATGGGTTCAAAACCCCATAGCCATGTtccaaagtttaaaatttagatTGCTATAGCAGGAAATGGGCGTCAACTCTATATTAATGATGGTAGTTTTGAAGTGGGATCATCAGTAAGGACACATTTGTGTGATGTCAGGATATacttttatgtttaataaaataggatttaaaggtttaatgttatttaaattaaCAGTTTAATTCCATCCCTAGTCAGACATCACTAATTTCATAACTTTCTTCAGGAAACTTTAATCTGAGCTGTACGACTTCTGAGGCATTTTCAGTTGTGCATCTGTGTGGACATCATAGGATTTTCATAATTCATATATAATCTTCTCTTTTAGGCAGAGTGAATGCCAGTGAGAGATATGTCCCGGTTTGTCAGAACATGAACTGGACTGAAGCTCAAAAATACTGCAGAGAACATTACACAGACCTGGCCATTGTGAGGAATGACACAGAGAACCAGAAGATCGGATCATTATTAGCTAATAACGAGGATGATAATCATTATACCTCCagttattactattactattactataacggttattattataattattacgcTTTTTGGGCAGATGAAAACTGTGGTCAAGCTTTTCCATTCCTCTGTTACAGCAGTGAGTGAAGAACAGAGATTTCTATATTATCTATAGTGCCAATTTTTTGTAGAATTTCTTGCTcttaatgaacacaaacaaatatcatttttttttaaaaaacatgagCACAGTAACcaacatttgttttattctacCCTAGCAATGGCCACAAACTCATCTCGTCAGTATcactttgtgaatgagaataagacctggactgaagcacagagatactgcagagagaattacactgacctggctactattgataacatggaggaaatgaacacactccttaacacagtaAATGGCAGCTACTCAGGATAGGAACCGATATGGTCAGTATAGGAACCGATTATGGTCAGATCAGAGCAACTCAACCTTTACATATTGGACACTAGTGAGTCCAGAACCAGCACCAGAACCTGATAATGGTTTATATTCATTTGGACAAAGAGGAAGCCAACACTGTACAGCTGTGGATCATCTTGGCCGATGGACAGATGAAAAACGTTTCGCCAGATTCCCTTTTATCTGCTGCACTGGTGAGTTGATCTCCATTTTGAATTATGTAAAAGAATAATACATAGTAATACTAATCCAATATATTAGACTAATATAAGAATAAATCTACTGGAAGCTGGATATCTTAACATGATTATGAATGTTAGCAATAGCAATGTTTGCAGCTAGAATAAGATTACCAGATGTTTTCTAATCCTAACATGTCTCCCTTGTGCTCTGGCAGCATTCACTCCAGGTAAGCAAAAACACTATTTATGGGGTCATGAAAACTTAATAGATATATCCATGATCCTTATTTTACTAAGTAAATGCTTATTGAagttttgttaatgttttttttttttggttataatTAACAATTTTATACAGGTGCTGTGATGGGATTGCGAATGAAAGCCACTGCTAATGAAAATCTGTTAAACTCTCAGATTAAAAGGCTGGTGCTGATTGAAGTTAACGTTCCTATAATGTCTTCCTTTATCTGttcttttaatttatattaataccaTTTATTAaattgagtttattttgtacataatgtgtaaaaatgtatttagcaATAGAAAAATTGTTGTCCAAAATGATTATACATTAAAGCATTATAAACTCTTAATGGATGAGATGTGGCTTAAGagattttacagtatatacggcacttatataattatttcatatttctgtcAGCTTCAGCAAGAATTGAGTAAACTGGGACTTTCAAGTATTTcagttttacaaatatttacagatcTTGAAATGCCTTCTGTAATGTctcattattaataacaatgacCGTAATTATACTGATCTGTGATCGAGCATGATTTCTtcagtgtaatattttgttGGGTTTATGGCTTATGAATAGTATTCTTGAAATGaatttcaaatgaataaaagaaacactaaacTTGCTTATGAAAAATATTGCTATGAGCTTTAAGGTATACTCtgtgattttcatttattaattattaatcagtATTGGGTTCCATGTAGTTTTGGTTGTGCTGATTAAATGtcaatctaataataaacagtaaatgaaggcatgtgtgaaatgttttgtgttgGGTGAAAGCTATTCAAAGAGAAAAAATTTCATATTGTTtgaaaataaagtatttattattttttattgagaaaccaaaaaaatctgatagaTTCAGCTCCTCATTGCTGTGGATGTGAGGAACcacattgttttgtttaagcaTCCTGTCAAAATAGTGTTCACGtgtaatttatattataaaaatttatattatataaatagtaTAGAAATAATCTTTTGTTTTCTATGTTGAgactttgttttatatttatgacCCTTTAGCCACAAAGTTTGCCCATCCctgttatacatttttattgattatatAACTTTTTGGCGCTGAAGTCACAGCATTAACGTGAGTGAAGCACTCAGTAACTCATTATAAAAtgaacttactatttatcatatatttaatatgccgcagcccccaaaatgtatctgtccgcacctctgtctctatggaaccgggcaggaattaAGCGCGTCTCAGtacttagtcgagcctgacacttatcagccaatcaaaaatgaagctacacaatagccaatcagaaaatagcactattgttttacagcctgttcactgtcAACACCTGCTCTGAACAAGTAGTCTAgtgccagtggttctcaaactgagatggtgccaggaggcCCCGGCATTAtgacattttctaaaataacgaatttatcataaattctgtgtaattaaatctcagaaaaataaggctaaTAACCAACAACACTACATTGTATACTATAATATGttctgtttaattcaaatattaagttttggaatgttttatgtcataaattttctttttcggggggggggggtggtttAAGCATAGGTCATAATTAATTAAGAGCTcaagaaaaaatatagaaataaactaaaaaaaatacgCAGATGGCCAAGATTACAGCATTCACAATGCAAACCTACAGAAAGGGAAAGCAAAGCATAAAGGGACCaatttgttttagtttatttctatattttttcttgAGCTCTTAATTAATTGTGACCTATGCTTAACTTGGTCCCAGCATATTCACACGGTGAGGACACCCCGGCAGCCAAAAGAATAAAAGTCAAATACACAGTAAGTAGTGCCCCGAACACATTCCATTACAATCTGGAGACAGAGGCCCAGcctaatacagtatatcaaatGCCTTTTCGATATAGAGTTTATACAATGAACGAAAATTCAGGATAGAAGAAAGGAGATAAATTTGGAGAGGAAAGGAGTGGTAAATTTGACAGTCATGCACGGTCAGTGATGCCTGATTGGACTGAGCAAGGTTACACTCAGgtgaaagagagataaaaaaacagGCTcagtggcttagtgtttagcaagTGTTGTAGTGATTAGAACAACCAGACCAGAGGTGAACAATCTAAATCAGAGATGATTACGATCAATTCTTTATCCCTTTTTACCAGAAATTATCTCTTGTAATTATATGAAACTCGTATGAAAATACacactttaagacttttaagaatttgtagtttttcataagtatttctgttttttatctAGCCTACTAGGAACATTGCTTtctaagaaaagtaaaaaagaaaatcttacatttttttcacagaaTTTTATATCATCGAAGTaaatgatgatatcaaacccaaGTGCTTGTCAATAAGCATCTAAAAATTtaatcttcaaccactaaaactGTGTAAGATAGCAAATAATGTCATACACTGAAAAGCAAACAATGTTctgattcattttatatcagacttttGGAGATCAAATAATTTGTTTGTCCGTACTGATTGAAAATGCCCTATATGTCGATGCTAGATAATGTTCATggcacttacagtatatttgattCTAACTCTGTTTTTTATAAAGAAGGACAAATGCTTATGCACTGAAAATTCAAAAATATTTCATGCACTTGAACAGTCCCAGTCATAACAtatgacaaacaaacacacaaatatgtgaCCTGCCAGTATCTCATGGAATCTTACTGGTTGAAAAGTTCACAATTTTTTTCAGTTCCAGTTATTTCAGCTGGTGCCTTCATTTTGATGTGAATCATGGTACATTCAGTAACCAGTATTTCTACATATTTCTAAGTCCTTCCCTTATGCTTTTCTTcctaatatttatttagtggCAGACAGAAGCAAACAGCAGAAAGCACAGATCCAtgaggtaaatatatttaaatagaaagctTCACCAATATTGACTCTTTTgactataaaaacatttaatattagttagttaatgttttaaaataaatatcttatataaatatcttatattatattattatattatattatatatttataacttacataaaaataaatttataaatataaatcttaaataaatttataaatatctTATATAAATATCTTAATCACACTTTCTGTGTATTCCACCAGAGCCATGATTCGACTTCTGCTGCTTTTGGGTGAGTTtcgtgttatgtgtgtgttataaaatatatcaaattgttataatgtgtatatgtctatatacataataatgatgattaatCATGAAAGAGttttaatgaaatgatgaaGAGAGCATATTTTATCATTTCAGAAGGTTATTTCAAGCTTATTGGCTAATTGAGTTTACCAGTCATTTATAATAGGCGGTGATCCTTTGTCCAACTCAgtgattctgattttttttatatgaatttcttttttctgacCCGTTgctgttagttttttttatacttgGATGAAGTTGTATTGTGTTAATACAgctggataaaataaaaattgtgtttgTCTTCATTTCACATTGCAAAGCTACAAATTGTGATTGTTTTGAAGGGGTGATTATTTTTCATACCCACTGTATATGCATGAGTCATATGTGATAACTTACAGATCAATAAATTCATCTTAAATCACTACCAAGGTGTCCAATGAATACAAATGAgaaatttatttaattgcaCATGTAAATTAGCTCACTTTATTTTTGATCTTAGTAAATCAGAGCTTCAGTGACCAAGTTATTTTCATTATGTAAAAACTGgtattatgtatttttcaggGTTTTTCAGCCTTGGTGTCTGTTCTCCTCGTCAGTATCAGTTCATTaatgagaataagacctggtctgaagcacagagatactgcagagagaactATGTTGATTTAGCCTCTATTAATAACACTGAAGAGGACTTGGCCCTTACAAACATAATAGACATCTGGAACAGCAGGCGAACCTGGATTGGACTGTATGATGATCTGAACAGCTGGAAatggtctctggatgatgattCTTTCTacaaggagggagagagaagcttTAGAAACTGGTTTATACAGAAGCCAAGAGGCTGGTATgaaatgagtttgtgtgtgtatttatcttaTTATGATGGATCTTGGTGGGAGACATCTTGTTCCTCAAAGTTTTATTTCGTTTGCTTTGATGGTGAGTACCTAagttatgtatacagtatatgtatattatgtaaatAGATTTCAATTCAATACACATTTAATCTGTAAAAGTATGGTGATCCTTTATGtcaataatttattttaggCAGAGTGAATGCCAGTGAAAGATATGTCCCGGTTTATCAGAGAATGGGCTGGACTGAAgctcagagatactgcagaCAACATTACACAGACCTGGCCAGCGTGAGGAACGACACTGAGAACCAGAAGATTAGATCAATGTTTAATAGTACAGATTATTCAGATCTTTGGATCGGCCTGTACAGAACCATGTCTTGGTCAGATAAAAGCAACTCTTCATTCAGCAACTGGAAACCTGGACAACCAAATGGTTATGGACAGACTAAAACCTGTACTGCGGTGTCAATTAattataatgatgattatttcttttattctgatcattattattatgggaAATGGACTGATGAAAACTGTGGTGGTGCTTTTCCATTCTTCTGTTACAGCAGTGAGTAGATTTctgttctgtgtctgtctatagTGCCAATTTTCATTAGTATTAGTTGCCCTTAATGAACACAAACCAGCTATAATGTACTTTGTCAAAATAATAAGCACAGTAACCAACATTCGTCACAGTAACCAACATTCGTGTTGTCCTACTCTAGCAATGCTACCATTACACTCTCATCAGTATCACTTCATTaatgagaataagacctggactgaagcacagagatactgcagagagaattacactgacctggctactattgataacatggaggaaatgaacacactccttaacacagtaAATGGCAGCTACTCAGGTTTAGCCTGGATTGGACTGTATGGTGATGAGGACAGCTGGAGatggtctctggatgatgatgctttctaccaggaaggagagagagacttcagagGATGGCCCCATCAACCTGATAACTATAATGgaaatgagatgtgtgtttatgttacaTCTGATGGAACCTGGTCTGATGGAAACTGTTACAATTATTTTCAATTTGTTTGCTCTGATGGTGAGAATATATAATAAGTTTAACAAAAGATTAAACTGTcatattttttctgttgttgttgatgtgttACTGATTACAATTATCATTTCAGGATGGAATGGAACAAAAAATTTCACATTGATTAATCAGCCCATGTCTTGGACACAGGCTCAGCATTACTGCAGAGTGTATTATACAGACCTGGCCAGTGTGAGGAACCAAGCAGATAATGAACAAATCCTTAATCTCACAGGTGGCTTTAACACTTGGATTGGTCTATACAGAACCAGACTCTGGTCAGACAAACAGGAATATGTGTATGAAAACTGGAGACCAGCCATTCAGTTTATACCTGCACAGCCAGATAATGGTGCAAATGTTTATTGGGAATATGGTTTTCAGCACTGCACTGCTGTATCTCTCACAGATTCAGGCTACTGGACAGATGAGAGCTGCATAACCACAATCCCTTTTTTCTGCTATGAGAGTGAGTTTATTTAATCAGCCtttgtttattgattattgCACAGGATGGAGATTACTTACAGCAACATTGCAAAGCTTAATTCATTCGTAACTTTCCAGAGAAAAACTGAAATTTATCTTTTGATTTTGATTATTTAGGATTTCATATCTTTTAACAAATCATAGGATGTTCAGTGTTTGAAAATTCAGAAGTATAAATTTGATATGTAAATATCTCTCATGAATAAATTCATGcatattttgttttctaaaacacTGCCTAAGCCTTAATACTTTGTCCCAAAAGCATATTTACAGAAGTGAAACATTATGGCCACTTGAAGTTTTTAtgttacaaaatatttaaatgtaaaacatacatacacaatactgacatttttattaatcagcagatattttgttgttctgtCTTTTAAAGAATCCTGCACAGCATCCTCATGTTCCCTCTACCAGTATCACTTTATAAATCAGAATAAGACCTGGACTGATGCACAGAGATACTGTCGAGACAAATACACTGACTTGGCCACCATTAACAGTATAGAAGATGTGACAAGACTCCTTAATACAGCCACAGCATATGACATCTACTCAGGTTTAGCCTGGATTGGACTGTATGATGATCTAAAGAGCTGGAAATGGTCTCTGGGTGATGATTCTTTCTA encodes:
- the LOC113646462 gene encoding C-type mannose receptor 2-like, giving the protein MRAMIRLLLLLGFFSLGVCSPRQYQFINENKTWSEAQRYCRENYVDLASINNTEEDLALTNIIDIWNSRRTWIGLYDDLNSWKWSLDDDSFYKEGERSFRNWFIQKPRGWYEMSLCVYLSYYDGSWWETSCSSKFYFVCFDGRVNASERYVPVYQRMGWTEAQRYCRQHYTDLASVRNDTENQKIRSMFNSTDYSDLWIGLYRTMSWSDKSNSSFSNWKPGQPNGYGQTKTCTAVSINYNDDYFFYSDHYYYGKWTDENCGGAFPFFCYSTMLPLHSHQYHFINENKTWTEAQRYCRENYTDLATIDNMEEMNTLLNTVNGSYSGLAWIGLYGDEDSWRWSLDDDAFYQEGERDFRGWPHQPDNYNGNEMCVYVTSDGTWSDGNCYNYFQFVCSDGWNGTKNFTLINQPMSWTQAQHYCRVYYTDLASVRNQADNEQILNLTGGFNTWIGLYRTRLWSDKQEYVYENWRPAIQFIPAQPDNGANVYWEYGFQHCTAVSLTDSGYWTDESCITTIPFFCYEKSCTASSCSLYQYHFINQNKTWTDAQRYCRDKYTDLATINSIEDVTRLLNTATAYDIYSGLAWIGLYDDLKSWKWSLGDDSFYKNGERNFTNWYINKPTNWYGNRLCVVFSSYSTQWSEQPCNFELPFICFDVIYILHPSLLGRVNASQSYVLVKQNMNWTEAQRYCREHYTDLVSVRNETENYRIRLLLSQSDYNNYYYYYYYYYHSYSYYLVWIGLYRTRSWSDQSNSSFSNWKLGQPDNYAQNEYCTAVSFTDSGKWTDENCSKGFPFLCYSTMSSNLSHLYHFVNENKTWTEAQRYCRENYTDLATIDNMEEMNTLLNTVNGSYSGLAWIGLYDDLNSWRWSLDDDAFYQGGERDFRGWYHQPDNSNGNEMCVSMNNKGEWFDKSCNDRNLFVCYNGKNDKLCVWENLCSVKSCYYS